A single genomic interval of Pontibacter deserti harbors:
- a CDS encoding phosphatidylserine decarboxylase family protein, whose amino-acid sequence MKIHKEGRKILFFTLLGLVAINLLLYNFNAENNTFNKIFSGVSVVLFLLILQFFRSPYRTLLLHDDLLIAPADGKVVVIEEVEEPEYFKDKRKQISIFMSPINVHVTRNPISGVVKYFKYHPGNYFVAWHPKSSTQNERTTVVVESTAGPEVLFRQIAGAMARRIVWYVKEGDEVSQGEEFGFIKFGSRVDVFVPLDTEIKVQLGQKTKGGETVIAQLKTPPPTIFG is encoded by the coding sequence ATGAAAATTCATAAAGAAGGGCGAAAGATTCTGTTTTTTACATTGCTAGGCTTAGTGGCAATAAACCTGTTGCTCTATAACTTCAACGCCGAAAACAATACCTTCAATAAGATTTTCTCTGGTGTTTCTGTAGTTCTTTTCCTGCTTATACTTCAGTTTTTCCGTAGCCCATACCGCACGCTGCTGCTGCACGACGACCTGCTTATTGCCCCTGCCGATGGTAAAGTAGTGGTAATTGAGGAAGTAGAAGAGCCGGAATACTTTAAAGATAAACGCAAGCAAATCTCTATCTTCATGTCGCCGATAAACGTGCACGTTACGCGTAACCCTATTTCCGGTGTCGTGAAGTATTTCAAATACCATCCGGGTAACTACTTCGTAGCCTGGCACCCAAAGTCAAGTACACAAAACGAGCGTACTACTGTAGTTGTAGAATCTACAGCCGGACCTGAGGTACTTTTCCGCCAGATTGCCGGAGCTATGGCTCGCCGTATAGTTTGGTATGTAAAAGAAGGAGATGAAGTAAGCCAGGGCGAGGAGTTTGGCTTTATTAAATTCGGCTCGCGCGTAGACGTGTTTGTACCACTGGATACGGAGATTAAAGTACAGCTTGGCCAGAAAACAAAAGGTGGCGAAACTGTAATTGCCCAGCTTAAAACACCACCGCCAACAATTTTTGGGTAA
- a CDS encoding GAF domain-containing protein has product MAESLIVDQNLTKEEKYRSLLPQIEALVTGETDLIANISNLVAALKQGLGFFWVGVYFNKEGQLVLGPFQGPVACTRIPYHKGVCGACYTQQQTILVPDVEAFPGHIACSSDSKSEIVLPAIKDGEVKLVLDVDSDKLNDFDEVDQKYLEQLMKLVESWY; this is encoded by the coding sequence ATGGCCGAATCGCTTATAGTAGACCAGAACCTTACAAAAGAAGAAAAATATAGAAGCCTGCTGCCACAGATAGAAGCCTTGGTAACTGGCGAAACAGATTTAATTGCCAACATCTCCAATCTTGTAGCTGCCTTGAAGCAGGGACTCGGCTTTTTCTGGGTGGGTGTATACTTTAACAAAGAAGGACAGCTGGTACTTGGTCCGTTTCAGGGGCCGGTAGCTTGCACGCGTATACCTTACCACAAAGGTGTTTGCGGTGCCTGCTATACCCAACAGCAAACTATACTTGTACCTGATGTAGAGGCCTTCCCGGGGCATATTGCCTGCAGCTCCGATTCCAAATCAGAAATAGTTTTGCCTGCCATTAAAGACGGTGAAGTAAAACTGGTACTGGATGTAGACAGCGACAAACTAAACGACTTTGATGAAGTAGACCAGAAGTACCTAGAGCAACTGATGAAGCTGGTAGAAAGCTGGTATTAA
- the ribD gene encoding bifunctional diaminohydroxyphosphoribosylaminopyrimidine deaminase/5-amino-6-(5-phosphoribosylamino)uracil reductase RibD has protein sequence MKDQLYMRRALELARLGNGYTSPNPMVGCVIVYNGQIIGEGWHQQYGGPHAEVNAIASVQDKSLLPESRVYVTLEPCSHFGKTPPCADLLIESGVRDVVVCNLDPNPLVAGRGVQKLLDAGIKVETCLLEQEGLKLNKRFFTSHTLKRPYIILKWAETADGFVAGTGCEQVQISGALAKRFVHKLRAEEQAIIVGTRTALHDNPHLNTRHWSGNNPLRIVIDRQLQLPESINLFDKSQPTIVYTYKKQEEQENLCFVQLQDNEPLLPQIMHDLYKRNVISVLVEGGTYLLESLLKENLWDEAFILKNTAKTIVDGIKAPAMTHGSLIEQQTLGTDVLLHYENSK, from the coding sequence TTGAAAGATCAACTATACATGCGGCGCGCGCTAGAATTAGCCCGGTTGGGTAATGGCTATACTTCGCCTAACCCGATGGTAGGCTGCGTGATAGTATATAACGGGCAAATAATTGGCGAAGGCTGGCACCAACAATATGGTGGACCACATGCCGAAGTAAACGCCATTGCCAGTGTACAGGATAAAAGTTTACTCCCAGAAAGTCGTGTTTATGTAACCTTGGAGCCCTGCTCCCACTTCGGTAAAACACCACCCTGCGCCGATCTGTTAATTGAGAGCGGTGTGCGTGATGTAGTAGTCTGTAACCTGGACCCTAACCCGCTGGTGGCTGGCCGAGGCGTACAAAAACTACTTGATGCAGGCATAAAAGTTGAAACCTGTTTGCTGGAACAGGAGGGCCTGAAACTGAACAAGCGCTTCTTTACCAGCCATACTTTAAAGCGGCCTTATATTATACTTAAATGGGCCGAGACTGCTGATGGCTTTGTGGCCGGTACAGGATGCGAACAAGTACAAATAAGTGGTGCGTTGGCTAAACGGTTCGTGCATAAGCTGCGTGCCGAAGAGCAGGCTATTATCGTTGGCACCCGCACCGCCCTGCACGACAACCCACACCTGAACACCCGCCACTGGAGCGGCAATAACCCATTACGCATTGTAATAGACCGCCAGCTGCAACTACCCGAAAGTATAAACCTGTTCGATAAAAGCCAGCCAACCATAGTTTATACTTACAAAAAACAGGAAGAGCAGGAGAACCTATGCTTTGTGCAGCTACAGGATAATGAACCACTTTTGCCACAGATTATGCACGATCTTTACAAACGCAACGTCATTTCTGTGCTAGTGGAAGGTGGTACTTACCTACTGGAAAGCTTGCTAAAAGAAAACCTGTGGGATGAAGCTTTTATACTTAAGAACACTGCCAAAACTATAGTTGATGGTATCAAAGCCCCTGCTATGACTCACGGAAGTTTAATAGAGCAGCAAACATTAGGAACAGATGTGTTGTTGCACTACGAAAACAGTAAATAA